The following proteins are encoded in a genomic region of Papaver somniferum cultivar HN1 unplaced genomic scaffold, ASM357369v1 unplaced-scaffold_10, whole genome shotgun sequence:
- the LOC113326907 gene encoding uncharacterized protein LOC113326907 translates to MARTSMVISIAFTGFIMLSIAQMALGVSRVDLVVGALVSGPSETAKVGRDGEISVDLENGQVNTNGHTGVNAAGGLLDANRNGNTGVDLQKGQVNKGGETTVTAANGLVDVKKGKETAVKVGNVSFGLPENKNAAVPENSYPANKDMPATKNTKESYN, encoded by the exons ATGGCAAGAACAAGTATGGTCATCAGCATTGCCTTCACTGGTTTCATTATGTTGTCTATTGCAC AGATGGCATTAGGGGTTTCAAGAGTCGATCTAGTAGTGGGTGCACTGGTATCTGGGCCATCAGAGACGGCTAAAGTAGGGCGAGATGGAGAGATCAGTGTGGATTTAGAGAATGGTCAAGTAAATACAAATGGGCACACTGGAGTGAATGCAGCAGGGGGGTTACTAGACGCGAACAGAAATGGGAATACAGGAGTCGACTTACAAAAAGGTCAGGTAAATAAAGGAGGGGAAACTACGGTAACTGCCGCAAATGGATTGGTGGATGTGAAAAAGGGTAAAGAAACGGCTGTGAAAGTAGGCAATGTATCCTTCGGACTTCCAGAAAATAAGAATGCTGCAGTGCCAGAAAATTCTTATCCAGCAAATAAGGATATGCCCGCAACCAAAAATACCAAAGAAAGCTATAACTAA